attttatttaacactatattattatttatacacctatagtgatcacagagacaggttgttttagtgttactgtatatattagtttttctgaaaaatcccacttaatatactttgggtaacaacagtcaatatttatttattttattttatttttttaggggggtaacaatcaatatttatttatttattagattttatttttttcttatgtaataaaagtgagcttttgttaaaccaaatattgtgtgtttttttccatatacaacaacctatctggactcgataagagaatcgataaggaatcggttcgataagaggattcgataataggctcgaactcgataatttcttatcaaacaccaTCCctagtaggagtgaggtgtgatctggggtggaggtctagaagtaacctgactagcttgttctgggatgtttggagtctagatttgagggttttgggggTGCTGGGGGTACCAGGAGGTTACttactgttctcaatttgtaacacaataataaatacaaccgTTCTCTTAAATAAATCGTTATGTAACGATTCGCATAATGAGATTAATAAGATGTTCTCATTTTCAAGAatgatgtttatcaggattcttcttccttgtactttataAACACTTTAGGCTTGAACGGtttttggatcatattagtacattgtttgacttctttgcttaatccattccataacttcattccacatactgatacgcTAAGATTTTAAATGTGTTGTAaattcacacacacacgttttaaGTTACAATATTCTATAATGGTATATTTAAGACGCAGCTAGCTAAGCATGCTAGCCAGTAAACCTAGCTGTTGATTGGATGCAAGACTTATTTTCATCGTTCGAACAAGTTTATTGTTGAGAAAAGGTTTGTGCATAATATTCCGTACACAGTTGTCATGTTGTAccgttgttatgttgtacagttGTTATGTTGGTATCAACTAAACTGGCAACCAAACTAGCATTCCCCTGCTTGTAATGCCATCTTACTAGCTAATCGACTGTGGGCTGCTGGGAAGTAACATGAATAAAACTCACCTCCGTCCTCCTCCTCGTCGTCGTCGTCCACCTCATCTTCTCTTTCTCGCTTCAAAGAAACCATTGCAGCTCATAAAACACAGGCTTCGTGTCGAATAAAGGAGAATATACAACTTTATTCCTGGACAAATGAATGGGTGAAGGACCTGTGTGAAACACCGCGGAACGCGCCGGAAGCCGCCATGTTACGTCACTACAGTAGCATAATAGTGGATGAACAAAAAACTAACCAAGCGTTTACAAAAGACTCACGAATACCTACAGGTACTATTCGGTGTTAACGGTTGGATAAAttatattttacatatgtaagaTTTACGAGGAACATTTTGTAAGCTATAGTCATTATTATTAGAGAATAAAATGAACAATTAACTCACGTCAATTAACTCTCTCTGTTCCATATTGCCATAATGTTGtccaaaatacttttaaaaaaaatgtaaaatgttcttaCAAATTTAGCCTCCATCTATTTAAACACAGGCAACACTTTATGCTCATATAcacgtgtacagctctggtaatgggtacattcccacccacctgcacaaatacttcaaaatgtaacaatcaaaataaatatgactttttttttgtttactagggcatgcataaataatatgcattagtttgaccatttaaaatcaacgataataaaaaggagatgcttggaaatagcataaaaatgcgccaaaaacttggaaaaacacaatttatagcgttactttttggtgtaaccatcatgagcgttctgttcaggtatatttcttttatattttgataaatcatcatatttatgtattactaaatttaaataggtattggtcaatctttaagctgtgtgtatttgatttcagtttgcttttgacatcttatttagaattgtagttgaaacttttacaaccgtgtgttgcgctcatgatggcgtaaccaaactacatttcatttaatgatcttattctgaatatttattcccttttttacatttagtatatataaatattcatttataaacattaaatacatttcaaatatcaataaactgcaattgccttcatcttatagggtaatgtttagttacaccaagtcatgagcgtaacactagcttcatcactttgacttgtaatatctctaattctggtggtgttttatgcttttttctttttgcaacatgtactatacatataatacaataaagtcccatgtaaaattatgtgtcgagcaatactttaattttgcctttgaaagtaacactccaatgtccattagtggagctgtacacacatataactATAATGCAGATACATCCAACTATAAAGCGTCACTCCGGGAGTGTTTTAGTTGGCCAGCAATGTGCCAGCAGCTAGCCATGTAGCTTTTTGTCAAACTCCTGTTTGTCATTTTGTGTTTACGCTTAATTATACTGTCATCTTTGTGGACAGTGTCTGTTCAAATGGACATTTTAAGAGACGATGAAAGTCATGAGCTTAAGTACAAACGCGGGGGGCGTTTGGATATGAGCCATGGCTTTTTGCACCATATCCGCAGGAACCAGATTGCCAGGTGGGTACAGCGACTGCTAGCTGCCGTCATGTTCTCTAGTCGGGGCTTGATACATGTGGCTGTTATCATAACTAACTATTAACACATTCAGCCAAACAGTCCTGTGTAATCgtaaaacacatgccaataataGTAAATATACATAAGAGCTAACGTCTGTCAGGgtaacacaaatacaaaaaataagatTGTTGTTTAAggtgaaaataaatgtatttagttCAACAAATCGTGCTGTAGCATGTTTATAACATAAATGactgattatttttattcaacctcaaaatgttatttatttatgtatttatttggcagggacagtacaattaaacagtgctacccataggtaaccgatgtcaaagtacataactggactctcacactattatgttagatccactatggactggactctcacgctattatgttagatccactatggactggactctcacactattatgttagatccactatggactggacactcacactattatgttagacccactatggactggaccctcaccctattatgttagacccactatggactggactctcacactattatgttagatccactatggactggacactcacactattatgttagatccactatggactggactctcacactattatgtcagacccactatggactggactctcacactattatgttagatccactacggactggactctcacactattatgttagatccactatggactggactctcacgctattatgttagacccactatggactagactctcacactattgtgttagacccactgtggactggatttcacactgttatgttagatccactatggactggactctcacactattatgttagatccactatggactggactctcacactattatgctggatccactatggactggactctcacactattatgttggatccactatggactgactctcacactattatgttggatccactatgaactggactctcacactattatgttagatccactatggactggactctcacgctattatgttagacccactatggactagactctcacactattgtgttagacccactatggactggatttcacactgttatgttagatccactatggactggactctcacactattatgttagatccactatggactggactctcacactattatgttggatccactatggactggactctcacactattatgctggatccactatggactggactctcacactattatgttggatccactatggactgactctcacactattatgttggatccactatgaactggactctcacactattatgttagatccactatggactggactctcacactattatgctggatccactatggactggactctcacactattatgttggatccactatggactgactctcacactattatgttggatccactatgaactggactctcacactattatgttaggtccactatggactggactctcacactattaactagatccactcgacgtccattgcaccggtcgcccagggggtgggtccccacatctgcggttccctccaaggtttctcattgtcatcccattgggttgagttttttcttgccctgttgtgggatctgagccaaggatgtcattgtggcttgtgcagccctttgagacactcgtgatttatggctatatgagtaaacttttattgattgattgataagacttctagccacaggctaatttgcaacccttgtccctggttaggctttaaaaaaaaaaaagttgacaaaagtgtaaaacacatacaaaaggattaagacaggtacacaaataaaaacatattgaaaataattggccccatttgtccacaCTACACCCAgatctagtgctcacacttctgattttcttTGAGCCATTTTTTCAGTTTTatggagaaaagtttaatgtccgactgtgactttaactccagtggcaaagagttccacagatgtgaggccttcactgagaacgcagaCTGACCCAGAGTGGTCCGAGTGGCCTTTTCACTCTTCAGCTCCCACCGACTGCAGCTAGAGTCTGCACACCTTCACTGCAGTGTCTTTGTATTTGTTGACACATCACATCAGGGGCTAAtccattaagacacttaaaaatagcttGTAAAAATTAGAAATGTATAAAATGATCAAAACTCATCATGttatatttttgagtaataaGGTAGTGATGATGCTTCATTGGTTTTTAATCAAATGTCTTTAAAGACAACAGAAGCTTCACGACACATCTCGTGGCCTGTCCCCAGACCATGGCACAATAAGACATAAGGGATAAAATCATTGCATGCATGTAAACTTGTGCAGCTTGAACAGCTAAACACAGTCTAATAAGCCTGAAACAGTTTATATTTATTGTTATGGTCTTAGTCATTTTTATAATATGGCCATCAAATTTTAGCTTAGGGTCCAAAATACCACCCAAATATTTAAATTCCTTTACCTgctctattttattttgattaatgttgaCCTGAATTTCATTTAATGATTGGTTCTTCAAAGAGAAACACATTGAGACTGTTTTGTTATAATTTAGGGTTAaacagttattttgaagccatgtTGATACTTCAGCAGGCTGTCTGTTTATAATCTCTGAAGCCTGTTGAGGGCTGTCGACTGACACATAAATGATTATATCATCTGCATACATTTGGCATATGGTATTTGAGCAAATATTGGGGAGGTCATTAATATATATACTGAAAAGCAGCTGGCCCAAAATAGATCCTTGTGGCACACCCAAGTCACAATTTATTACGTCTGATTTTACACCATTTATTTGAACACATTGTTGTCGCAATTCAAGATATGATTTAAACCAATTTAGTTTGTTTTGATacattaaattgttttaattttgtcaTCAAAACTCTGATTTATAAGCAATATGGTCGTGAAAGAAAAAGGTGATACATTCGCATCATTAGGTACACGACATGTATACAAAGCTCTCCCTTTacaaatacagtagtacctcaatttgcgAGCTCGAtttgttttgtgatggagctcttaactcaaaacactcgtatCTCAAATCATCTCCCATTGAAATGGACTAAAATCCATTTATTTGGAACTTGGACACccctaaaacagcacaattttagcatgcctttaaaaaagaaaaacaagcatTTGGATCAGAAATGTTGTATCATAAACAATACAATAACTGgtattccgacacgtgacttcttccctgaagtgaaaaacagtggtggtcGACCAAACTaaaagatggctgttgtacagcaacaCACCACGTGAACTACCTGAGTAcatccagctgcttctctgtcaaacacaccatccacAGCTTtgccatatttttatggataaatgtccgccgcttAGAAATTATTTCAACATCCTTGACTGGCGTTAGACTAATTGTACTTCAGTATGCTGCAGACCAGCGGTTATACGCTCGAATTGCTTTGCCAAACTGGCGACAcagtcatatttttttattattacgtttttttattaaacaaatatCATCTTCTTAGTTCTCATGGTTGTAAAAACCAAGGTATGTCCATCTCTACCTATaagccagtgcttctcaaatattttctgttacgaaTAAGAAAATATTTCACGCCACCCACTCTCAATAGTatgatttgtctataaaattgttataactacacttctgcataacattgtaagcttattaacaataaagaaaacaacacaccggtctttcctcatctcccaccgtggttacagggaagacaagtgctacatacgcttggTTATATTCTGGAAAAGGCAAAgaaagcatgttccccgaggtcatACGCTACCCCCAAGAGGGTGCCACCCCACTATTTTAGAAGGACTGCTATAaactaggtaggtaggtctttattgtcattgcacaagtacaacaaaactttgttttcagcacaaacccgttcaagattagacaaacaaacagtgtacaaggttacagaacaggaacgctgatgagtCGCCACAagtcgccccgtaaaagatgggaaaaaggtaaacgctggggaaggatgagtaaaaaaaaatacaatctagactgggctgctaagggggcccagtctggagtgggaaaaaacctccatagcaaagcacatcagaatcagaatagttttattgccattgtttgagaacgggttcacaaactaggaatttttcttggtgcaatcgtgcaacataaaacacatatacatattacaacatccaTCTCGAGACTTGCCAACAGATCGGATGGTGTGGGGGCTACGGTggtaggctgcagctcttcaggcgctgcccatccgtccatcacccatAAGGGATTTGCATCAAGGGCGttggatcatacttgccaaccctcacgaattttccgggagactgccGAATtttagtgcctctcccgaaaatctcccgggacaaccattctcctgaatttctccagAATGTCtcccaatttccagccggacaacaggcACGCgccctccaggtccatgcggacttgagtgaggacagcctgtcgtcacgtccgctttttctccatataaacagcgtgccggcccagtcacgtcataacatctacggcttttggagacgaagcagaagaacgaagaagagtatcatggcgacgacgagtgacagagaatagaacgaggagggacaattcaaccctaaactcactcctcagctgcaaattaaatttcacagatgctgcccatacctatgctctttcaaaggctgtgctactggctgcaaagcattagaCTTTCAAATACAACcttgagtagaggagtgttatgtgtgtatatgtatatgtgtaaataaatgaacactgaaattcaagtatttattttagtttatatttatatatatatatatatatatatatatatatatatatatatatatatatatatgtatatatataataaaataaacatatatatatatagctagaattcactgaaagtcaagtattttatgtaaatgtatgtatatatatatataagaaatacttgaattttagtgaattctagctataaatatactcctcccccccttAACCCGGCCCGGGGTTAAGGCCCGGCGTGTCTctattccgcggccttgatgttgtgcagtcgctagtcagtccaaagtcaacaacagatgtgtgtccatgagagacaagaagggggtttgtcgtgtcttcgccgcactgtccttcgggagggtctcgaagccagggaaacaatccaagttagaatgttttgtatgcgagtgaaactTATATTTGCTTTTcactaaattgtctatgactgatcctcaaattgcatcctgcagggcagacagtccgatgttatccaaatcacaagagtgtctaATGCTAGTGAGTTTTGGGCAAATCTAATGAGGTTATTTTCTTACTTCACCAACTAATGGCAGAAATGCATAACAATTAGCAGAGaagcagctcttatctcaaaacactcttaaattggGGCACCAGTGTAATAATAATCTATGTAAATAATCTTGTTTTTGTATGGATTTGAAACTTGCCATCTTAAACCACAGCAACAATTGTTGTTCATTTAGAATTATTGATAAACTGTAAGTTGTGTTCAACACTGTCTAACACTTTAATATTTCCTCTAAAGAGATGATTATGACAAGGAGGTGAAGTTAGCCACCGAGCTTCAGCGGCGGAGGTGCACCACAACTCCTCGACGCCCACGGAGACCTGACATTCAGGTTTACCATCCCCGACGACGGCGTAAGATGACATTTTTTGGTTTATAAACAGTCGGAGGGTAGAGCGCAAGTCACGTGTACTAATTGTAATTTTCCAGACGATTCCGAGCCGGGGGCCAGCGCCGAGGCGGAAGAGTGGAATGAGAGTGGCTCAAGTACAGAGACGGAGACGCAGGGAAATGAACTCTTCTGGCTTGACTATCAGGCGGACTCGGGGACCATCACGTCCGTCCTTGTGCACAAGGTTACTGTACATCCCCATGCATCACGCTGATGCTCTTTTGTTTTGCCTCTTGCTAAATTGTTTCTGTGTTCTTAAAGGACGATACACCAGCAAGGGTGGTAGAACATGTCACTGAGAAGAACATCCTGGATTTAGCTATGAGGGCAGCCCTGGAGGCCCGCATTCGAACGGAGATGGACAAAAGAAGAGATAAACGCTGAGTTTGAAATCATACCAGAGTAGTTTCCGACACAAGCGAGGTAGGCAAAGGCCTGCCGGGAACGTAACCATCCTGATAAGCAGGAGCGCTGAAGACAGAGCTGGCGTGAGAAAGAACTGGAGTGTTGTAGTTCTGATATGCAGAGATCAGAGCCAAACTCGAGTTGTGTTAACTGTGTTTCAACAAAGAACCTCAGCTAAAATCAGTGATGAAGGTTGACCGCTACCATTCACTCACTATATCAAGTCGCCTCATTGTttacattggaaaaaaaaaacagtattcaCGTTCAAGTGTTACCTCTAGTCATCTAATTTATTCCTTTACTATATGTTTAATTCTGGTAAGTTTTCTGTTGACAAGtgtgatttaaaaaacaaatgggTCTCAAAAACATGTCCTTGGGCATACTGCcagaaaatgtgaatgttcttgaTGTATTGATATGTTACATAAAATGATATCTTATTGTGCACTTGATAGACGTAAAGATCAAAAGTTGGATATCACATATGGTCTTCATGTCAAACATTCAAATAAATCAATCTTTCAAAAAAAGACCAGCAGCGCACTGCAATTAATACATTCTTGTGTACAGTGTTCAAGAAAATGTGCTATTTCCATTAGAAAAGTGGTCTTTGTAGAACATTTACACAAATGACTTTGACCTGCAGGaatatttaaatgttaaattCTTTATGGATTAAGTACAATTTAGGTTTGTGCAACTTCACTAGAAACTAGCAAGATTGTTATGACCATATTTTTCGTACTGTCAATTTAGCTTTTGcatttattttctgttacgcccctccCCATCACCCGGGAGAAGAAAACATTTCATGCCCCCACCACTGCAACAATAAATACTATAATTTATCTATAAAatagttataagtacacctctgcatagcaTTGTAGCCTTAACATTAAAGGGGGAAATAAATATACATC
This genomic interval from Entelurus aequoreus isolate RoL-2023_Sb linkage group LG06, RoL_Eaeq_v1.1, whole genome shotgun sequence contains the following:
- the lg06h2orf68 gene encoding UPF0561 protein C2orf68 homolog, which gives rise to MDILRDDESHELKYKRGGRLDMSHGFLHHIRRNQIARDDYDKEVKLATELQRRRCTTTPRRPRRPDIQVYHPRRRHDSEPGASAEAEEWNESGSSTETETQGNELFWLDYQADSGTITSVLVHKDDTPARVVEHVTEKNILDLAMRAALEARIRTEMDKRRDKR